In Falco biarmicus isolate bFalBia1 chromosome 5, bFalBia1.pri, whole genome shotgun sequence, a single genomic region encodes these proteins:
- the POLR2F gene encoding DNA-directed RNA polymerases I, II, and III subunit RPABC2, which yields MSDNEDNFDGDDFDDVEEDEGLEDLENAEEEGQENVEILPSGERQQANQKRITTPYMTKYERARVLGTRALQIAMCAPVMVELEGETDPLLIAMKELKARKIPIIIRRYLPDGSYEDWGVDELIITD from the exons ATGTCTGACAACGAGGACAA CTTCGATGGGGATGACTTCGACGATGTGGAGGAGGATGAGGGCCTGGAGGACCTGGAGAACGCGGAGGAG GAGGGACAGGAGAATGTGGAAATCCTCCCCTCTGGAGAGCGGCAGCAGGCAAACCAGAAGCGGATCACTACCCCTTACATGACTAAATATGAGCGAGCCAGAGTCCTGGGCACTCGTGCCCTCCAGATAGC GATGTGTGCCCCTGTGATGGTGGAGCTGGAAGGAGAGACAGACCCCTTGCTGATAGCCATGAAGGAGCTCAA AGCACGCAAGATCCCCATAATCATCCGTCGTTACCTGCCAGATGGGAGCTATGAAGACTGGGGTGTGGATGAGTTAATTATCACAGACTGA
- the C5H22orf23 gene encoding UPF0193 protein EVG1 — MRRRAAPRSAPAFPPGASLVAMETAAPAAGGPGGSSAGGGGGGRAAGPARYSPGTRELLRAMMEESKLTCFQRRYLMDCVKRGDTLPLQCHPTSSKEPVPAAPAFSPPVCQPSKLSAKPHLRPAKVCQAGDAYTREKFKPQARRDLEKEKQRLQNILATGKDVVEHNVKQMLVQTKEEEIPEPDRFEELVNEVQERREFLADMEALGQGKKYQTIVLTEISQKMREMEIIDKKRSEEMREIMAKDFPGGKKSDPYN; from the exons ATGCGAcgccgcgctgccccgcgcTCCGCGCCTGCGTTCCCCCCCGGGGCGTCGCTCGTCGCTATGGAGACGGCAGcgcccgcggcgggcgggcccggCGGGAGCtcggcggggggaggcggcggcgggcgcgctGCCGGGCCAGCCCGGTACAGCCCGGGGACCCGGGAGCTGCTGAGAG CGATGATGGAGGAATCAAAGCTGACGTGTTTCCAGAGGCGATACCTGATGGACTGTGTGAAAC GAGGAGATACCCTGCCCCTCCAGTGCCACCCCACATCCAGCAAGGAGCCAGTGCCTGCAGCGCCTGCTTTCTCCCCGCCAGTTTGTCAGCCAAGCAAGCTTTCAGCTAAACCACATCTCCGACCTGCCAAGGTCTGCCAGGCAGGAGATGCCTACACCCGAGAGAAATTCAAGCCCCAGGCGAGGC GAGATTTGGAAAAGGAGAAGCAAAGACTACAAAACATCTTAGCGACAGGGAAGGATGTGGTGGAGCACAACGTGAAGCAGATGCTAGTTCAAACAAAGGAAGAGGAGATACCTGAGCCTGACCGGTTTGAAGAAT TGGTGAATGAAGTTCAGGAGAGGAGGGAATTCCTGGCAGACATGGAAGCTCTAGGACAGGGCAAGAAGTATCAAACGATTGTCCTCACTGAAATCTCACAG AAAATGCGTGAGATGGAGATCATTGACAAGAAGAGAAGTGAGGAAATGAGAGAGATCATGGCAAAAGACTTCCCTGGTGGGAAAAAATCTGATCCCTACAACTAG